From the genome of Streptomyces sp. NBC_00659, one region includes:
- a CDS encoding DUF4246 domain-containing protein, whose protein sequence is MTGLAAFPLPFHAARSISFATPRTLRELEMMQCSAHIRAKPAWFDKMNDADIVARWTQEAVAQGLTEAQVSYVLAELAHYAALRDGRTGVEVSAVDGVWQSDTLVDDKLGARLREAVQVLEQVPEAERDWHPGSDGQVLDLVHPSLFCLVRGVSGGPERAWQNPTSRYSKYEFSEKFQWLPTDVDVSDDGDVTFRSYVNNVHPETHRELASVLTDLFARMRPLLENVLTDLRHPRPLRIEANPYGWYESREPEYPDKSSYSDGEAYDEALRAWSEAHDLWWETRRPTIPDAPAFTRPELPDESARVDLRGRRLQVIVKLATIHLTPDKPEYAGGSWHVEGMLNERIVSTGIYYWDSENITESRLSFRAALDDPNYEQNDDNGLREVYGLEDEDALNQMLGSASTPEGRCLAFPNILQHRVGSFRLTDHTRPGHRKILAFFLVDPSEEITSTSDVPPQQPWSDTSTMTLEQAKAYREQLMQERKFFVDEHNEQLYEREFSLCEH, encoded by the coding sequence TTGACTGGCCTGGCTGCTTTTCCACTGCCTTTTCATGCTGCCCGTTCCATATCGTTCGCGACACCGCGAACGCTGCGGGAACTTGAGATGATGCAGTGCAGCGCACACATTCGGGCGAAGCCGGCGTGGTTCGACAAGATGAACGACGCCGACATCGTGGCCCGGTGGACGCAAGAGGCGGTCGCGCAGGGCCTCACCGAAGCGCAAGTCTCTTACGTGCTTGCCGAACTCGCGCATTACGCCGCGCTGCGGGACGGACGAACCGGCGTCGAGGTGTCCGCCGTCGACGGGGTGTGGCAGTCGGACACCCTGGTCGACGACAAGCTCGGAGCCCGACTGCGCGAAGCGGTTCAGGTTCTGGAGCAGGTCCCCGAAGCAGAACGGGACTGGCATCCCGGATCCGACGGCCAGGTACTGGATCTGGTACACCCCTCGCTGTTCTGCCTGGTGAGAGGGGTGAGCGGCGGGCCCGAGCGGGCATGGCAGAACCCGACGAGCCGCTACTCGAAGTACGAGTTCTCGGAGAAATTCCAGTGGCTGCCCACGGACGTCGACGTCAGTGACGACGGCGATGTCACCTTCCGTTCGTACGTCAACAACGTCCACCCCGAGACTCATCGCGAACTGGCCTCCGTCCTGACGGACTTGTTCGCACGCATGCGCCCGCTGCTGGAGAACGTGCTCACCGATCTGCGCCATCCGCGGCCCTTGCGGATCGAGGCCAATCCTTACGGGTGGTACGAGTCGCGGGAGCCGGAGTATCCGGACAAGTCCTCCTACAGTGATGGTGAGGCCTACGATGAAGCCCTCCGTGCATGGTCGGAGGCCCATGACCTCTGGTGGGAGACCCGCCGCCCGACCATCCCGGACGCCCCGGCCTTCACCCGGCCCGAGTTGCCTGACGAATCCGCCCGAGTCGACCTGCGCGGTCGCCGTCTCCAGGTCATCGTCAAGCTCGCCACCATTCATCTCACCCCGGACAAGCCCGAGTACGCCGGCGGATCCTGGCATGTCGAGGGGATGTTGAACGAGCGGATCGTCTCGACCGGCATCTACTACTGGGACAGCGAGAACATCACCGAAAGTCGGCTGAGCTTCCGGGCGGCGCTCGACGACCCGAACTACGAACAGAACGACGACAACGGGCTGCGTGAGGTCTATGGCCTGGAGGACGAAGACGCACTGAACCAGATGCTGGGATCGGCATCGACCCCAGAGGGCCGCTGTCTGGCGTTCCCGAACATCCTGCAGCACCGTGTCGGCTCATTCCGCCTCACGGACCACACCCGCCCGGGACATCGCAAGATTCTCGCCTTCTTCCTGGTCGACCCGTCGGAAGAGATCACCTCGACGTCCGACGTGCCACCGCAACAACCATGGTCCGACACCTCGACCATGACGCTTGAACAGGCCAAGGCCTACCGCGAACAGCTCATGCAGGAACGCAAGTTCTTCGTCGACGAACACAACGAGCAGCTCTACGAACGAGAGTTCTCGCTCTGCGAGCACTGA
- a CDS encoding endo alpha-1,4 polygalactosaminidase, producing MSRFIPPSRKLMGTVIGAAALVGALVVPAATAQAASVPLPPTHVGFDYQIGGAYTPPTGVKVVTRDNTASPAAGLYNICYVNAFQAQPGAENEWDPDLLLRDASGKVVYDEDWGEAFLDIGTDAKRQRIAGRIGSLIDSCRSKGFQAIEPDNYDSYTRSGNRLTAGNAQAFVKLLSARAHADNLAIGQKNTPELAGNHTANGLDFAVAEECGQYDECGDYTSAFGNNVIVIEYTNSGRSKACNGWGSTLSIVQRDVDVKPAGSSGYVRKTC from the coding sequence ATGAGCCGTTTCATCCCCCCTTCCCGCAAGCTCATGGGCACCGTCATCGGCGCGGCAGCGCTGGTCGGCGCTCTGGTCGTCCCGGCGGCCACCGCGCAGGCCGCATCCGTGCCCCTGCCGCCCACACACGTCGGCTTCGACTATCAGATCGGCGGCGCCTACACCCCGCCGACCGGGGTGAAGGTCGTCACCCGGGACAACACCGCCTCCCCGGCGGCAGGCCTGTACAACATCTGCTACGTCAACGCCTTCCAGGCACAGCCGGGTGCCGAGAACGAGTGGGACCCCGACCTGCTGCTGCGCGACGCGTCCGGCAAGGTCGTCTACGACGAGGACTGGGGCGAGGCCTTCCTCGACATCGGCACCGACGCCAAGCGGCAGCGGATCGCCGGCAGGATCGGAAGCCTGATCGACAGCTGCAGGAGCAAGGGTTTCCAGGCGATCGAGCCCGACAACTACGACAGCTACACCCGTTCCGGGAATCGCCTGACGGCCGGCAACGCGCAGGCGTTCGTCAAGCTGCTCTCCGCCCGCGCCCACGCGGACAACCTGGCCATCGGCCAGAAGAACACTCCCGAGCTGGCAGGCAACCACACCGCCAACGGCCTGGACTTCGCCGTGGCCGAGGAGTGCGGCCAGTACGACGAGTGCGGCGACTACACCAGCGCCTTCGGAAACAACGTGATAGTGATCGAGTACACCAACTCCGGCAGGTCGAAGGCCTGCAACGGATGGGGCAGCACGCTGAGCATCGTCCAGCGAGACGTGGACGTCAAACCGGCGGGCAGCAGCGGTTACGTGCGCAAGACCTGCTAG
- a CDS encoding FAD-dependent monooxygenase → MSATRSVLVVGGGAAGNAATILLRRAGIAVDLIEAKDDWNATAGSGITLQGNALRVLRDLGVWNQVRESGYGFGSVGITAPDGTVLHVADDVRTGGEDLPATVGMQRPRLQQILMAAVRASGATVRLGTRADILDQDSTGARVRFSDGTTGRYDLVVAADGLGSTTRAAIGITAEPEPTGMAIWRVATPRPAGVVRTDLAYGGPAYIAGYCPTGEATLYAYVVEGNRDRATIPQASYADEMRSLAQHYGGCWPEIAAHITDPAQVNYTWFDRMLVEDSWHRGRVVLAGDAAHCCPPTLAQGAAMSLEDALVLTELLAGADTWDDALLQTYYERRVPRVRAVVEASVQIGQWQLDGVRDADVAGLMGRTMTMLKELP, encoded by the coding sequence ATGAGTGCAACCCGTTCGGTCCTCGTCGTCGGCGGGGGAGCGGCAGGCAACGCAGCCACGATCCTGCTGCGCCGAGCCGGTATCGCGGTGGACCTGATCGAGGCCAAGGACGACTGGAACGCCACCGCCGGGTCCGGCATCACCCTCCAGGGCAACGCCCTGCGGGTACTGCGCGACCTCGGTGTGTGGAACCAGGTGCGGGAGTCCGGATACGGCTTCGGCTCGGTCGGCATCACCGCGCCCGACGGCACCGTCCTCCACGTCGCCGACGACGTCCGCACCGGCGGCGAGGACCTGCCCGCCACGGTCGGCATGCAGCGCCCCCGACTCCAGCAGATCCTCATGGCGGCCGTCCGCGCGTCAGGCGCCACCGTCCGCCTGGGCACCCGCGCCGACATCCTCGACCAGGACAGCACCGGCGCGAGGGTCCGGTTCAGCGACGGCACCACCGGCCGCTACGACCTCGTCGTCGCCGCCGACGGGCTCGGCTCCACCACGCGCGCCGCGATCGGCATCACCGCCGAGCCGGAACCCACCGGCATGGCCATCTGGCGCGTCGCGACCCCGCGCCCCGCGGGCGTCGTCCGCACCGATCTCGCCTACGGAGGCCCCGCCTACATAGCCGGGTACTGCCCCACCGGTGAAGCCACGCTCTACGCGTACGTCGTCGAGGGCAACCGCGACCGCGCCACGATCCCGCAGGCGTCGTACGCGGACGAGATGCGGTCCCTCGCACAGCACTACGGAGGCTGCTGGCCGGAGATCGCCGCCCACATCACCGACCCGGCACAGGTCAACTACACGTGGTTCGACCGGATGCTGGTGGAGGACTCCTGGCACCGCGGGCGCGTTGTCCTGGCCGGCGACGCCGCACACTGCTGCCCGCCCACCCTCGCCCAGGGGGCGGCCATGTCCCTGGAGGACGCCCTCGTCCTCACCGAGCTGCTGGCCGGCGCCGACACCTGGGACGACGCCCTGCTCCAGACGTACTACGAGCGCCGCGTCCCCCGTGTACGAGCCGTCGTGGAGGCATCGGTCCAGATCGGGCAGTGGCAGCTCGACGGTGTACGCGACGCCGATGTGGCCGGGCTGATGGGCCGCACCATGACCATGCTGAAGGAGCTCCCGTGA
- a CDS encoding SDR family NAD(P)-dependent oxidoreductase, which produces MTGVASAPHPTPLLGKVVVVTGAARGQGAAEAEALARAGAQVIATDIAAAPGCRHLDVTSESDWSQLAAELEESYGQVHGLVNNAGITWRARLGEVRPEDFARVHAVNVTGPLLGIQHLSPLMPPGASIVNVGSTAALTAHYPVAYTASKWALRGLSRTAATELGPRGIRVNSVHPGYIETEMTASAHPAFRMANIRETPLGRTGTVDEITPLVVFLLSDDSSFISGAEIPVDGGLTAHGGVKSVSDAPRTEAGG; this is translated from the coding sequence GTGACCGGCGTCGCGTCCGCCCCGCACCCCACGCCGCTGCTCGGCAAGGTCGTCGTGGTCACCGGCGCGGCCCGAGGACAGGGCGCCGCCGAGGCGGAAGCACTGGCCCGCGCCGGCGCCCAGGTGATCGCCACCGACATCGCCGCCGCCCCCGGCTGCCGCCATCTGGACGTCACCAGTGAGAGCGACTGGTCCCAGCTCGCCGCGGAGCTGGAGGAGTCGTACGGACAGGTCCACGGCCTGGTCAACAACGCGGGCATCACCTGGCGTGCCCGCCTCGGCGAGGTACGCCCCGAGGACTTCGCCCGCGTCCACGCCGTCAACGTCACCGGACCACTCCTCGGCATCCAGCACCTGAGCCCGTTGATGCCGCCGGGCGCCTCCATCGTCAACGTGGGTTCCACCGCCGCCCTCACCGCGCACTACCCGGTCGCGTACACGGCCAGCAAGTGGGCGCTGCGCGGTCTGTCGCGAACGGCCGCCACCGAGCTCGGGCCGCGGGGTATCCGCGTCAACAGCGTCCACCCCGGCTACATCGAGACCGAGATGACCGCCTCCGCCCACCCCGCGTTCCGCATGGCCAACATCCGCGAGACTCCGCTCGGCCGCACCGGAACCGTGGACGAGATCACCCCGCTCGTCGTCTTCCTGCTGTCGGACGACTCCTCCTTCATCAGCGGAGCCGAGATCCCCGTCGACGGCGGCCTCACCGCACACGGAGGCGTCAAGTCCGTCTCGGACGCTCCGCGCACGGAGGCCGGCGGATGA
- a CDS encoding fumarylacetoacetate hydrolase family protein, with amino-acid sequence MRFATYEHHHRPCVAVVEEDGTLYPVPGARSLTELIRTGDGLPGLLDAGAAALDVPPGPHVSQVRLLSPLQPSSVRDFVTFEEHVEGVRRSVNGASGVPEQWYAAPTFYFTNPHAVFGPSDDIPMAPGSAALDYELEVAAVIGREGSDLTPEQARDHIVGYTVFNDWSARDLQSAEMKVGLGPCKGKDTATTLGPYLVTADELEPYRDTDGFLRLALTAEVNGQVIGRDLLSNMSWTFEEMVAYASRGTRVVPGDVLGSGTCGNGGCLAELWGVRGRQDPPPLRPGDTVTLTVEGIGAVSNTVVAGPDVLPLPAGRRRGRERP; translated from the coding sequence ATGCGTTTCGCCACCTACGAACACCACCACCGCCCTTGCGTCGCCGTCGTCGAAGAGGACGGCACCCTGTACCCCGTACCGGGGGCCCGCTCACTGACCGAACTGATCCGCACCGGCGACGGCCTGCCGGGCCTCCTGGATGCCGGCGCCGCCGCCCTGGACGTACCGCCCGGACCGCATGTGTCCCAGGTGCGGCTCCTGTCACCGCTCCAGCCCTCCTCCGTACGGGACTTCGTCACGTTCGAGGAACATGTCGAGGGCGTCCGGCGCTCCGTGAACGGTGCGAGCGGCGTGCCCGAGCAGTGGTACGCGGCACCGACCTTCTACTTCACCAACCCGCACGCGGTTTTTGGTCCGTCCGACGACATCCCGATGGCGCCCGGATCGGCCGCGCTCGACTACGAGCTCGAGGTCGCGGCCGTCATCGGCCGTGAGGGCAGCGACCTCACCCCGGAACAGGCCCGCGATCACATCGTCGGCTACACCGTCTTCAACGACTGGTCGGCCCGCGACCTGCAGTCCGCCGAGATGAAGGTGGGGCTCGGCCCCTGCAAGGGCAAGGACACCGCAACCACACTCGGCCCGTATCTCGTCACGGCCGACGAACTGGAGCCGTACCGCGACACCGACGGTTTCCTGCGCCTGGCCCTGACCGCCGAGGTCAACGGCCAGGTCATCGGCAGGGACCTGCTGTCCAACATGAGCTGGACCTTCGAGGAGATGGTCGCCTACGCCTCACGCGGCACGCGGGTGGTGCCCGGCGACGTACTCGGCTCCGGTACCTGCGGCAACGGCGGCTGCCTCGCCGAACTGTGGGGCGTCCGCGGGCGGCAGGACCCGCCGCCGCTGCGGCCCGGCGACACCGTCACGCTCACCGTCGAGGGCATCGGCGCCGTCTCCAACACCGTGGTGGCCGGTCCTGACGTCCTGCCGCTCCCGGCCGGCCGCCGGCGCGGCCGGGAGCGCCCGTGA
- a CDS encoding MFS transporter, whose translation MPADAPPPTTDVSGPAHRLRISLLMAGSCLPVLGAVLLAPVLPKMQDHFEGTSGAEALVPLVLTIPALALALLAPFAGMIVDRLGRRRLLLVATVVYALCGTAPLWLDSLEAILASRVLVGLCEAAIMTCCTTLIGDYYQGLQRARYLSLQTMCTAASATVFFVVGGAAGSAGWRVPFWLYAVSLLIAPLMAIALPSATTRTSSEHRTPLVPDPERHPFPWRQMRATCALTFFGAMVFYTVPVEMSYLLDDLGITSSGVIGLATAVASAATVIGAMVFARMRRAPEQVLPPVLALCAIGFGLMYLADNAPFLVAGAVVNCLGTGMLLPALLIRGMSRLEFADRGRGTGLWTSAMFGGTFVLPLALLGVEKAVGSLASAVGMLGVAAALVAAGLVWAQRRTAGVGPYMDVAQEHAS comes from the coding sequence ATGCCCGCTGACGCCCCACCGCCGACCACCGATGTCTCGGGGCCCGCCCACCGGCTCAGGATTTCCCTGCTCATGGCCGGCTCCTGCCTGCCGGTCCTGGGAGCCGTGCTGCTGGCTCCGGTTCTGCCGAAGATGCAGGACCACTTCGAGGGAACCTCAGGTGCCGAGGCGTTGGTGCCCCTGGTTCTGACCATCCCCGCACTGGCGCTCGCGCTGCTCGCGCCGTTCGCCGGAATGATCGTCGACCGGCTCGGGCGCAGGCGTCTGCTGCTCGTGGCCACCGTGGTGTACGCGCTGTGCGGCACGGCCCCTCTGTGGCTCGACTCGCTGGAGGCGATCCTCGCCAGCCGGGTCCTGGTCGGGCTCTGTGAAGCGGCCATCATGACGTGCTGCACCACGCTGATCGGTGACTACTACCAAGGTCTGCAGCGAGCGCGGTACCTGTCCCTGCAGACCATGTGCACCGCGGCGTCCGCGACGGTGTTCTTCGTGGTCGGCGGGGCTGCCGGTTCGGCCGGCTGGCGTGTGCCGTTCTGGCTCTACGCCGTGAGCCTTCTCATCGCTCCGCTCATGGCCATAGCCCTGCCGAGCGCAACGACGCGGACCTCTTCGGAGCATCGGACGCCGCTGGTCCCCGACCCGGAGCGTCACCCGTTCCCGTGGCGGCAGATGCGTGCCACCTGCGCCCTCACGTTCTTCGGAGCGATGGTCTTCTACACCGTGCCCGTAGAGATGTCGTACCTGCTCGACGATCTGGGGATCACCAGTTCCGGAGTCATCGGCCTGGCCACCGCGGTTGCCAGCGCCGCCACCGTCATCGGAGCGATGGTCTTTGCCCGGATGCGTCGTGCCCCGGAACAGGTACTGCCGCCGGTACTCGCCCTGTGCGCCATCGGCTTCGGACTGATGTACCTCGCGGACAACGCCCCGTTCCTGGTGGCGGGAGCGGTGGTCAACTGTCTCGGCACCGGCATGCTGCTGCCGGCCCTGCTGATCCGCGGTATGTCCCGGCTGGAATTCGCCGACCGGGGGCGGGGCACCGGGCTGTGGACGAGCGCGATGTTCGGCGGAACGTTCGTCCTGCCGCTGGCGCTGCTCGGGGTGGAGAAGGCCGTCGGGAGCCTGGCATCGGCTGTGGGCATGCTGGGGGTGGCCGCCGCGCTGGTGGCCGCCGGGCTGGTGTGGGCGCAGCGGCGGACAGCAGGTGTCGGACCGTACATGGATGTGGCGCAGGAACACGCCAGTTGA
- a CDS encoding amidohydrolase family protein has translation MTAPTIDVHAHLLLPEIEALVATLPGHAEAKALDARRNGADALAVSGAMVRERVPRLTDVRVRLAAMDAQGVDVQLVSPSPSHYHYWADAGVAEKLYRLANEATARHCAAAPDRLKGLGLVPLQHPDLAVAALDHALDQGLLGVEISSHAPGRELSDPAYEPFWARAEATGALLFLHPFGCTLDERLDRWYLSNTVGQPTENAVALSHLIFSGVLDRHAELRLIAAHGGGYLPTHIGRSDHAWSQRSDAGASCAQLPSSYLRRIWFDSLVHDPGVLRELTARAGADRVLLGSDFPFDMGTDDPVGALRAAHLTDADFDAVRGGNAAALLQRKD, from the coding sequence GTGACCGCGCCCACCATCGACGTGCACGCGCACCTGCTGCTGCCCGAGATCGAGGCGCTCGTGGCCACGCTGCCCGGCCACGCGGAGGCGAAGGCGCTGGACGCCCGGCGCAACGGCGCGGACGCTCTCGCGGTCAGCGGCGCCATGGTGCGCGAACGCGTCCCCCGGCTCACCGACGTCCGCGTACGCCTGGCCGCGATGGACGCCCAGGGCGTGGACGTGCAGCTGGTGAGCCCTTCGCCCTCGCATTACCACTACTGGGCCGACGCGGGGGTCGCCGAGAAGCTGTACCGGCTGGCCAACGAGGCCACGGCCCGCCACTGCGCGGCCGCCCCGGACCGCCTCAAGGGCCTGGGGCTCGTTCCCCTGCAGCACCCGGATCTGGCCGTCGCGGCGTTGGATCACGCCCTGGACCAAGGTCTGCTGGGTGTGGAGATCTCCAGCCACGCACCCGGCCGTGAACTGTCGGACCCCGCCTACGAGCCGTTCTGGGCGCGGGCCGAGGCAACCGGTGCCCTCCTGTTCCTGCATCCCTTCGGCTGCACCCTCGACGAGCGCCTGGACCGGTGGTACCTGTCCAACACCGTCGGCCAGCCCACGGAGAACGCCGTCGCGCTCTCGCACCTCATCTTCTCCGGTGTCCTGGACCGGCATGCGGAGCTGCGGCTGATCGCCGCGCACGGGGGCGGCTACCTGCCGACCCACATCGGCCGCTCCGACCACGCGTGGTCGCAGCGTTCCGACGCGGGCGCGTCCTGCGCCCAGCTGCCCAGCAGCTATCTCAGACGGATCTGGTTCGACTCCCTCGTCCACGACCCGGGAGTCCTGCGGGAGCTGACGGCGCGGGCCGGAGCGGACCGGGTGCTGCTCGGGTCCGACTTCCCCTTCGACATGGGCACCGACGATCCGGTGGGCGCCCTGCGCGCCGCGCATTTGACCGACGCCGACTTCGATGCCGTGCGCGGCGGCAATGCCGCCGCGCTCCTCCAGCGGAAGGACTGA
- a CDS encoding VOC family protein has product MPRLLTHLRHVDLAVPDYDKQLDFYSGVWGLTKVAEDSGISFLAAEGSPENYVVRLRKADEKRLDLVSYGAANPAAVDTLAQQLAAGDVQLISQPGKLDTPGSGYGFRFFDVDGRAIEVSADVAVRRHRKIEEREAIPVKLSHVVLNSPDLNRTRQWYETHLGFALSDTLSSPHMGEVMHFMRISNQHHSMAIAQGPHTALHHISFEMRGIDEYMRGSGRVTRAGFRKIWGPGRHMAGDNTFTYFLDPHGNTVEYTTELEELDEDTWHPHVYDFSQPEVTDQWGTANAMNELVAKESFNDPDRGVFIAPPV; this is encoded by the coding sequence ATGCCTCGCCTGCTCACCCACCTGCGCCATGTCGACCTTGCTGTGCCCGACTACGACAAGCAGCTCGACTTCTACTCCGGTGTCTGGGGTCTGACCAAGGTCGCCGAGGACTCCGGCATCTCCTTCCTGGCCGCCGAGGGATCGCCCGAGAACTACGTGGTGCGACTGCGCAAGGCCGACGAGAAGCGCCTCGACCTGGTCTCCTACGGGGCGGCGAACCCGGCCGCCGTGGACACTCTCGCCCAACAACTCGCCGCCGGTGACGTGCAGTTGATCTCGCAGCCCGGCAAGCTCGACACCCCCGGCAGCGGATACGGCTTCCGCTTCTTCGACGTCGACGGGCGCGCCATCGAGGTCTCCGCGGATGTCGCGGTCCGCCGCCACCGCAAGATCGAGGAACGGGAAGCCATCCCCGTCAAGCTCTCGCACGTGGTCCTCAACTCCCCGGATCTGAACCGGACGCGTCAGTGGTACGAGACCCACCTCGGCTTCGCACTGTCCGACACGCTGTCCTCGCCGCACATGGGCGAGGTCATGCACTTCATGCGGATCAGCAACCAGCACCACTCCATGGCCATCGCCCAGGGGCCGCACACCGCCCTGCACCACATCTCCTTCGAGATGCGCGGGATCGACGAGTACATGCGCGGATCGGGCCGCGTCACCCGCGCCGGATTCCGCAAGATCTGGGGCCCCGGCCGGCACATGGCGGGCGACAACACGTTCACCTACTTCCTCGACCCGCACGGGAACACCGTCGAGTACACGACGGAGCTGGAGGAACTGGACGAGGACACCTGGCACCCGCACGTCTACGACTTCTCCCAGCCCGAGGTCACCGACCAGTGGGGCACCGCCAACGCGATGAACGAACTCGTCGCCAAGGAGTCGTTCAACGACCCCGACCGCGGCGTCTTCATCGCCCCGCCGGTCTGA